The Panacibacter microcysteis DNA window CTGGTCCATAATTTTTTGTTGATAGGGAAACCAAAGTTCCACCAGTACGCAATAATAAAAAGACCAAAGCCTGCCATCAGAAGCTTTGCAAGCCCTTCAAATGTATTGCCGCGCTTCTGAATGTACACGCCCGCAAAATAGCCGGCTATAACGTTTACAACAGATGGAAATGTACTGAGTAACCCTTCGGGGTCAAATGCGAACCCTTCACCGTGGTACAGATGCTGTTCGCCCAGCAGCCATTGGTCAAGTTTAAGTGCAGCATTCAGGTGAATGTCCAGCGGGTCAGGTGCATCGCCATAAAACAACATGACAGGCCAGTACAACACCAGGATTGCTACGGCAATGGCGATTACGGTACGCGGCTTCAGGAAGTACACCAACAGGCTGGCAGCACAATACGCCAGTGCAATACGCTGCAGAACACCAAACACCCTTGTATTCGCAAACGGAGACAGTGCCCAGCTACCAGATTCATTGGTAAAAAAGGGAAACCAGTACATTAAAAACCCCAGCAAAAAAATAATGATCGTGCGCCTGAAAATTTTAGACAAGACCTGGCCGGTGGCAAGGTTGTGCCACTTGCTCATTACAAAGCTCATGGCATTACCCACTGCAAACATAAAAGAAGGAAAAACAAGATCGGTAGGCGTAAAGCCATGCCAGCGTGCATGCTCAAGCGGTGCATAAGTGGTACTGCCGTTACCGGAAGTGTTTACAATAATCATCAGGCAAATGGTCATGCCCCGGAATACATCGAGCGCAGTGAATCTTTGGTTGGTTGCTGCAGACATAAAATGACGTTCTCAACCGAAAGTAATTATTTAAAGCAGCAAAAATTAAAAATATTGTCATATGAATTTTTTTAATCATACAACCCTGTTTTGATATTAAAAGATTATTAACCATACATATAAAACTTGGTTTCAAATCACTTCAAAGGCAAAAGGGGCGTATATTTTCGTTACTTTCGCGCCACCAAAATTCCTAAGACACCAACTTAAAAACATCTTATGCTAAAAACTCGAATTGCCGGTACTGGCATGTACGTACCCAAAAATGTTGTTACCAATGCTGATCTTATGAAAGTCATGGACACCACCGATGAATGGATTCAGCAAAGGACAGGAATTAAGGAAAGAAGATACGCAGACAGGAATGGCGAAACCACTACCACCATGGGAGCTGAAGCTGCGAAGATGGCGATAGAAAATGCGGGTATAACGAAAGATGATATTGACTTTATCGTTTTTGCAACGCTTTCGCCGGATTATTATTTCCCAGGTTGCGGCGTATTGCTGCAAAGAGCAATGGGGCTTAAAACAATTGGCGCATTGGATGTGCGTAACCAATGCAGTGGTTTTGTGTATGCGTTAAGTGTGGCCGACCAGTTTATTAAAACGGGTATGTATAAAAACATACTGGTGGTGGGCGCAGAAAAACATTCCTTTGGCCTCGATTTCTCTACCAGGGGCAGAACAGTAAGCGTAATGTTTGGCGATGGGGCCGGCGCTGTTGTACTGCAGCCAACAGACCAGGAGGGGGAAGGAATTTTAAGTACACATTTACATTGCGATGGTAATGGTGCAGAAGCGCTGGCTTGTTATAGCCCCGGCACACACTCCAATCACTGGGTAAAGGATGAAATTGCAGATTATGGTGAAAATGATTTCTTTGGAGACCAGTTTGTAACACACGCAATGATCGACAAAGCCCAGATCTACCCGCACATGGATGGCAACGCAGTTATGAAACGAGCCATCAGCTTTCTGCCCGACGTAATCAATGAGGCACTTACTACCAATAACTATACGATAGATGACCTGAACATGGTAATCTTAAACCAATCCAATGCGCGTATTGCAGAATTTGTGCAGCAGAAACTTGGTTTAAGTGACGATGAGATCTACATCAACATTTACCGCTATGGTAATACAACCGCAGCCTCTATACCTATTGCATTGCACGAAGCAACAATGGAAGGCAAGGTAAAACGCGGAGATTTACTGTGTCTTGCTGCTTATGGAAGCGGTTTTACATGGGGCAGCGCCTTAATCAGGTACTAAAATTACAGCATTAGTAGAACCTTCAGGATAATGTATTAAAAAGACCCGGCACATAGGCCGGGTCTTTTACATGTATTCTGTAACCAGTTATTGTTGCTGGCCGGCAGGTGCTACACCTTTGTCACCACCAGGTTCAAGCAATTTAAAGAACTGGTCTAGCTGTGGCAGAATAACAATCCTGGTTCTGCGGTTGGCAGCTTTGCCTTCAGGAGTGTCGTTGGCAGCAACAGGTAAATATTCTCCCCTTCCTGCAGCGGCCATACGTGCCGGCGGAATACCATAATCGTTTTGAAGCACTCTTACAACAGAGGTTGCACGTTTAACACTAAGGTCCCAGTTGTCTATCAGGTAAGCATTCTTTTTATAAGGCGCATTATCTGTATGGCCCTCCACCATAAATTCAATGTTGGGCTGGTTCAGCAATACTTTGGCCACTTTGCCAAGTACCACTTTTGCATCTTCTGTAAGATCGAAAGACCCGCTTTTAAACAGCAGCTTATCAGAAATATCGATAAACACTACGCCTTTGTCCACTTTTATGTTTATGTCTTTATCATTCAGGTCGCCAACAGCACCTTTCAGGTTCATCACAAGCACCATATTCAGCGAGTCCTTACGCTTCATCTCACTCTGCAGGTCTTTTATGTACAGATCTTTTGCACCAATATTATCGAGCGATTTCTTAATGCTCTCAGCCTGGGAGCTGGAGATCACAGAAAGATCCTGTAACTGTTTTAAAGCCACATTATTATTTTGCTTCAGCATTTCCATCTGGCTGTTCAACGCATCTATTTCACTTTTCTTTCTGCTAATGTCGTTGTTCGCGTTATTCAGGTTGCCTTCACAGTCGCGAAGTTTACCCTGTAGTTCTGCGTAAGCACCATTTAGTTGCGTAAATTTTGCTTCAGCCTCCCTTAGTTTTTTGGGGCTGACGCATGAAAATAAAGCAATTGGTAACAGACCAATCAATACTCCTTTTTTTAATTGCATGATGAAACATGTTTTAAAGGTGAATAATAATTAAAGGTATATGCTGGTATCAGAGGCGCAAATGTAGCCGCTAAACCGTTTGTAAGTCGATAACATTTGTTAATCATATGCTTTAAGGCCATCGAAAAAAGTATGCCAGTGTACGCGCATCGAATGACTAAGAACAGCATGTCAATCGAATGATTATTTATCAATCGGTTGTATCATTTTACGGAGAATTTTTTTGTACCCGGCGTCATTACATGTGGCATCGCCTGTTGCGTCGCACTCTTGTACCCGGGAACAATATTCAACAACAGCCACCATCTTCATCAGCAATTATTCACTGGCACAATTGTAATAAATACATTAAACAAGTGTAAAAGATTCATGTAATGCAGGAATGTTTACGTCTTTAAATCCTTTTTTCAGCAGCTTACGTTTAAAGTCCTGCTGTACATCGTACTCACCATGTACAATAAAAATTTGTTTCACTGCTGTCTCATCCTGGCATGCCAGGAACTGGCTCAGGTCATCGTAATCACCGTGTGCACTCATGCTGCGCATACTGCCAATTTCTGCCTGCACTTTATAATATTCACTGAATATTTTTACTTCTTTGGCACCATTCATTAAGCGGCCACCCAGCGAATTTGGTTCGCAGTAGCCCACCATTAAAATGGTGTTTTTACCATCATGTATATTGTTTGCTATATGGTGTTTTATGCGGCCCGCATCTGCCATACCGCTTGCAGATATAATAATGCAGGGCTCTGTAAAACTGTTGAGTTGTTTGCTTTCATCAACTGTTTTAATAAACACCAGCTCATCAAAACCAAAAGGGTCATAGTCGGTTTGCAAGAGCTTTCTTAAGCGGCTGTTATAATTTTCAGGGTGACTTTTTACAACGTCGGTTGCTTCTTTACTTAAAGGGCTGTCCACATATACTTTTATAGCTGGCAACCTTTTTTCATTACTCAATTGGTTCAAGAAATACAGTAACTCCTGCGTTCTTCCTACACTGAAAGACGGAATAATAAGTTTGCCCTTTTTTTGCACACAGGTTTTCTCAATCCACTCATGCAATTTATCAGTAGAGTTAAAGATATTTTCGTGCAGGCTGTTGCCATAGGTACTTTCAATGATAATGTAATCTGCCTGAGGAAAAGTGTCTGGCGAGCGCAAAATAACATCCCTGTATCTTCCAACATCACCGCTAAAAGTCATTTGCGTTTGTTTCCCGTTTTCCGTAATTCTTACATGCACAGCGGCGCTGCCTATAATATGGCCTGCATCTGTATACAATACTTCTACACCTGGTTCAATAGTAAACCATGACCCGTAAGCAACTTCATTGAGTAAAGGGATTACTGCAGTTACATCTGCGGGTGTGTATAAAGGCTCATAAGGTGGCAAGCCTTTCTTTGCTCTCTTCTTATTGATAAACTTTGTATCATCCCTTTGTATTTCTGCAGAGTCTTCCAGTAAGATAGAGGCTAGATCTTTTGTGGCAGGTGTACAGAATATTTTGCCGTTAAAGCCTTCCTTTACCAGTTTAGGAACAAGACCCGAGTGATCAATATGTGCATGAGATAATAGTAAATAGTTTACTTCAGTTGCCTCAAAACCCAGGCTGGCATTTAAAACATCCGTCTGGCTGCCCATGCCCTGAAACATGCCGCAGTCAAACAAAATCTTTTTGCCATTATTAAGTGTAAGCAGGTGTTTAGAACCGGTAACGGTTTGTGCTGCACCATGAAAAGCAAGCTTCATAGAATGTGCTTTGTTGATGCTTAAAGATAACTGGTAAGCGGTAATTAATCATCAGTGATATTTGTTTTACTGTACACGCTGTTTATACCGCTACGCCTGCTTTTTTTGCAACATACTATGCAGAAATAATTTACAGGCGTACAAAACAATTCGGTAACTTAATAGACTAAAAGCTTGCACTATGAAAGAAGAGACTATTTCGCGTATTGCAGTAGTTATACTTGCAATCGTGCTTGCCATCTTTGGAGTCTATCACTTCATTTATCCAAAAAACATGTTGGTGTATGTGCCTGAGTTTTTACCGGGCGGAATTATCTGGGTGTACTTTGTAGGTGTGGCATTTATACTTGTCGCTCTTGCATTGTTTCTGCATAAACAGGTAAAGCTTGCAGGCTATTTGCTGGCAGTGTTATTGTTTCTTTTCGTGCTTACGATTCACCTGCCAAACTTTCTCAATTCCGGCGATCTGGAAATGAAGCAGATCTCTTTGGTTAATGTGCTGAAAGATTCTGCTATTGCTGCTTTTGCCATGTATATTGCCAGCAACGCAAGAAAGATCTGATCAAAATTTCGTTAGTGAAAACAACCTTCAATTTTCCGAAGCACTTTGTGGTTTGGCTAAAAACTTTTGTGCCAACCGGCATACTCAACACCGCATCAGGCTTTTGTTTTTGCTTTAAAGCTCCAGGTGCATTGTATTGCTGCTACAACTTCGCCCATTTCATTTCTGCCTGTGGAAGTGCAGGTAATCGTTTTGCCTTCTCCGGTCTTTATTGCCTCTTCTATGATTCCTGCAATGGCAGCGCCATCGTTGCAGGTAAATAATATTTTTCCGGTTGCTTTTTTATAAAAAGATGCATCTGTTGAAACCACCAGCATGCTTACAGATGGTTTACGTTTAAAGACGTTGGCCATGCTTAAGACCCCGGTACTCATTTCTGCAGCCATCGTTAACACTGCAAAATAGATGGAACCAAACGGGTTTTTGTTAAACCACTTTTGTTTTACAGATATTACCGCTGTTGTTTCGTCAAATGCTTCTATACGCAGGCCTGCGAAATATGCCGCCGGCAGGCTACGCAGCATAAACATTTTAAATTTCAGCGGGCTTTGTACCAGCGCTTTAAACTGCTCAAAATTTGGATTCACGGTATGTGTTTGGGTGTTTAATACAGCAAGATACTTAAAGCTTATAGAAACCAGTTGCAGCAAAATATGCAGATAAGTTATACGCCGGTTTATTGATATAGCCGCTGCGGTATAACGACTGGTTGTATGATGCACCCACGCCGCAAATGCCCAATAGTATTCCCGATGTACAAGAGTGCGACGCAAGCGTAGCTTAATAGTAGCAATACAGGCCGGCTACAAATAATTGATTTAATATATTCAGGCCACCAAAACAACCCTAAAGTATTAATAATAATTATATATGTTTATTTTGTGGGTTTACATGCCAAAAAAATAAAAAAGTTTTATTTTTTTCTCTGTTTCATTGTAAATTCGTGGCGCAAAAAGTGATTTTTCTCAAAATTCATTGAACATCTTCGTTAATTACATAAACAACTTACAACATGTCATTAGTTAAACTGGAGTACATCTGGCTCGATGGTTACAAACCGACCCAAAGTCTGCGCAGCAAAACCAAGATTGAAAAAGATTTCAGCGGAAAACTGGAAGACTTACCAATGTGGTCTTTCGACGGTTCTTCTACAGAACA harbors:
- a CDS encoding acyltransferase family protein, translating into MSAATNQRFTALDVFRGMTICLMIIVNTSGNGSTTYAPLEHARWHGFTPTDLVFPSFMFAVGNAMSFVMSKWHNLATGQVLSKIFRRTIIIFLLGFLMYWFPFFTNESGSWALSPFANTRVFGVLQRIALAYCAASLLVYFLKPRTVIAIAVAILVLYWPVMLFYGDAPDPLDIHLNAALKLDQWLLGEQHLYHGEGFAFDPEGLLSTFPSVVNVIAGYFAGVYIQKRGNTFEGLAKLLMAGFGLFIIAYWWNFGFPINKKLWTSTFVLNTVGLDCMILACIIYFVDFLGKKNGVYFFQVFGRNPLFIYLLSEIAAIILWTIPVGELKLYQWIYQHIFAQAGAYFGAFLFAVSFMFFCWFIGYILDKKKIYIRV
- a CDS encoding 3-oxoacyl-ACP synthase III family protein encodes the protein MLKTRIAGTGMYVPKNVVTNADLMKVMDTTDEWIQQRTGIKERRYADRNGETTTTMGAEAAKMAIENAGITKDDIDFIVFATLSPDYYFPGCGVLLQRAMGLKTIGALDVRNQCSGFVYALSVADQFIKTGMYKNILVVGAEKHSFGLDFSTRGRTVSVMFGDGAGAVVLQPTDQEGEGILSTHLHCDGNGAEALACYSPGTHSNHWVKDEIADYGENDFFGDQFVTHAMIDKAQIYPHMDGNAVMKRAISFLPDVINEALTTNNYTIDDLNMVILNQSNARIAEFVQQKLGLSDDEIYINIYRYGNTTAASIPIALHEATMEGKVKRGDLLCLAAYGSGFTWGSALIRY
- a CDS encoding OmpA/MotB family protein, translated to MQLKKGVLIGLLPIALFSCVSPKKLREAEAKFTQLNGAYAELQGKLRDCEGNLNNANNDISRKKSEIDALNSQMEMLKQNNNVALKQLQDLSVISSSQAESIKKSLDNIGAKDLYIKDLQSEMKRKDSLNMVLVMNLKGAVGDLNDKDINIKVDKGVVFIDISDKLLFKSGSFDLTEDAKVVLGKVAKVLLNQPNIEFMVEGHTDNAPYKKNAYLIDNWDLSVKRATSVVRVLQNDYGIPPARMAAAGRGEYLPVAANDTPEGKAANRRTRIVILPQLDQFFKLLEPGGDKGVAPAGQQQ
- a CDS encoding MBL fold metallo-hydrolase RNA specificity domain-containing protein, producing MKLAFHGAAQTVTGSKHLLTLNNGKKILFDCGMFQGMGSQTDVLNASLGFEATEVNYLLLSHAHIDHSGLVPKLVKEGFNGKIFCTPATKDLASILLEDSAEIQRDDTKFINKKRAKKGLPPYEPLYTPADVTAVIPLLNEVAYGSWFTIEPGVEVLYTDAGHIIGSAAVHVRITENGKQTQMTFSGDVGRYRDVILRSPDTFPQADYIIIESTYGNSLHENIFNSTDKLHEWIEKTCVQKKGKLIIPSFSVGRTQELLYFLNQLSNEKRLPAIKVYVDSPLSKEATDVVKSHPENYNSRLRKLLQTDYDPFGFDELVFIKTVDESKQLNSFTEPCIIISASGMADAGRIKHHIANNIHDGKNTILMVGYCEPNSLGGRLMNGAKEVKIFSEYYKVQAEIGSMRSMSAHGDYDDLSQFLACQDETAVKQIFIVHGEYDVQQDFKRKLLKKGFKDVNIPALHESFTLV
- a CDS encoding DUF4442 domain-containing protein, producing the protein MNPNFEQFKALVQSPLKFKMFMLRSLPAAYFAGLRIEAFDETTAVISVKQKWFNKNPFGSIYFAVLTMAAEMSTGVLSMANVFKRKPSVSMLVVSTDASFYKKATGKILFTCNDGAAIAGIIEEAIKTGEGKTITCTSTGRNEMGEVVAAIQCTWSFKAKTKA